In Gossypium hirsutum isolate 1008001.06 chromosome A10, Gossypium_hirsutum_v2.1, whole genome shotgun sequence, the DNA window agacaaaattaaataattaagtgatcattttgtaactttttatttgAAGGATCTCTATCGTAGTTTATCTTTGATTTTGTTATCATTCAATTATGAAATGGCCACTCAAATTTTCACatttgtcttttttggtcacttaaccgttaagtcaataatttttttttaatttttatataattaaaaaattaaccctaaatatttacacataaaaaaagataaaataaaaattatttcataacTTTTAAAAAAGAAACTTATAGAAAGTAAATTTAAGGCTGATTGAAAATTTTGGCaattacaataaaattaaaaatagttgGTCACATGGGTTAGGAGAGAACATTATCTTATGCCATTATGAATAGGATCTTCATACCATCATGAAGTCTTTTTGGTGCAAACATAGGCACAGTATAAGGTTTTGATATTAACTAAATATATAATTAGTTCTATTTATGAGTGTTCTTATTTtaatttggaatgttgattgaGTGTGAAGAGGCAGCAGTGATGCCTCCATTAGGATTCTTTGCATATATTTGTTTTAGTTTGATGCTAAAAGTGGGTCAAATTTTAATTACTATAATATGAGAGTATGAAAACTACTTGTAGTTAGTTGGAAATTTTTGAGTTCCAATTCAGtccaaatttaattttcaatttattgtcTGCCCTTAGTCCCTGtttatttagcttaattaatCCTTAGTTAGtaatataaacttaaatttattcaaatttaagcttttttgttagattttattttatttctaatataAATCAAACTAGATTTTCTTTTGTTATAGAAACTAGATCTTGTATTAATTGATGATTAATTGACCCTATTATCAAAAGATTTATACCAAATGtaagaaaaaaaggaagagagaGATTTATACAAAGGATTTGCTTTTTAATTGAGgaaagtaaataataattaagtgTTAATTTAACTTTCCTAAGTATTTTTTCCTCTctctaaattataataaaatgagacggatttttttttagaaatgttCATAAGTTGGGTTatgattcaaatttttttttaaaaaatttaagttcaatttttaaattcaattaaaaaaattatttcactgtttaaaaataataaattattaaaatatatcattttatattgatatttatatattttataattaaaattaaataaaaatattttttaaaattataaaatttaaatttaggcTGGAATAATACAAAAATAACTTTGTTTTGTCCAAACTTAGGTCAAGCTGATCAGGTCAAGTGGGACACCAGGCCCATGGACATGTAGAACCAATTTGGATGAGCGAAAAGATTGAAAATAGTTGTCGcgttgaaattaaataatatagtGGAGAAATTAAAATTAGCGGTGACCCAAtccaaaatataatttgaaagaaaaaatgattattaaagatATTAGGCATAATTGTCAAAAATACCCTCAATGTTTAAGGGGTTTTGGGTTTGAGCCCTTaagctttttttgttttttttggatCAACGTtgcaattttttcaaaaattatcctATTTTTAATTGGAAACGTGAGTTGATCGTTAGTAAAACAACAAGTTAACGAAGTAGCCTATATGACATGCCATATAAGCACGATGTCATTGAtgttatctataaaacaaaattgtttaacaactttttttttcattttattttcatcttctttcttcttttctctctctctttcccTTTAGCTGCCATTAGAGTAAAAACACACCCACCATCAGCCCATACCTGCAATTTCACTCTCTCAATTACAGTAAAAATCAAAGCAAACCCATTTCCAAACCGTCTAATAGGTgggaattttaagaaaaaaaagtggGAAAGACAAAGCATTTTGTTTATATTCCTTTTTtgaaaaggaagagaaagaacATAAATAGTTGTTTAAATCGGAGTTTTCTcttcatacttttttttaatgaagttcatttattttttaaaaagaaatttttttgttaaactattttttataaatgATGACATCTATAACATCGTGCTTATATGGTATGCCACATAAGTTACTTCATTGATCTACTGTTTGATTGATGGTCAACTTATATTTCCCGTTAAAATTAGGATGATTTGTAAAAAAATCGAAATGTTGAGGGTATCAATCTAAAAAGAAAAGGCTTAAGGGCTCAAACTCAAAAATCTCATAAACGTTGAGGGTATTTTAGACAATTATGCCAAAacattaaatataaattcatgtaaaatatgatttttctatatataattaattatttaaatgtaatttatttgattaataatatctataaatataatatataatatatttatatttaattaatgtaaataaaaatattaaatattactaAAAAATATAGGATCAAAGTGAAAATTTGGAGGTGCCATAGAATATACGGCACCCAAATTCAAATGAAAATGGATAGTTAAAAGggatatttttcatatttttatcttACCATGAGTTCTGTGAAAATTCAAATGAAACcataataaaagaaattaattaacaACAGTAATAAGTAATAATTCTGAATTTTacgttttttttttcctttttacttatcatatcatcaataaatttaaaaaaataaattgacaaaTTCGAAAATAGctagttaaatattattattcatcAAATTTAATCTGATACTTTGATATTAacataatgaaatttattttctcaaaaagaaaagtaataatttttttcgccttttaattttataaaaaaatattttaatttttcatctctttcggtttttgaatttatttttttgtcaaatcactttaaattgaaagaaaaagtaaatgtcTGCTAACTTTACTGATGTTACATTCACATAAATGACATGttagtatttaaataattttttaaaatttaaaaaattaaaaaaatattataaaaactattttaaaaaattaaaaatcactgaaattattaaaaatatataaaatataaattattatattaaagatGGGTTGCTGAATTATTGACTTTGTTGCGCCATAAAAGGACGAACCACATGCCCCAAACGTGTAATGTGagcaaataaaaaatcataacatAAAAAAGGTAAATACCTAATTAAAGTAATAAACTAATGCCTGTATTTTTCACATATCTTATTGGAGCATAATCactaataaattacaaaaaagggtactaaataaaaaattaattatacataatattaattaatgaatatgcaaaccatatatataaaaactaattaaattgaattaataattaaatagtaCTCCTAAAGAAACATTGATAGTAAGTGAAAAATTTTACGATTTATTGCCTCTCTAAATCTTGAACACTAtcaaatatttcattattttcGCAACTTTGAATTCTATTTGATGATCTTTCTCTACCAAGCATCCTCCTAAAAGAATCAAATCTTGACCCTGATCCCGATGGTTCACTATCTTTTTGTTCTAAAGGAGGAGCTGTGGGTTGAACCCTATTGTCTAACTCGAAGTTCTCCGATTGGACCATCTGTTCAACCACAGTGCGACATATGGGACATGTTGTGTGTGACCCAAGCCATGTATCTATGCATTGCACATGAAATATGTGTTTACAATTGGGTAAAAGCCTAACCATGGACTCCTCCGTGATGGTTCCTAAACAAACAGAGCATTCTGACTCCTCATCATCATGACTGACCTGACCGGTGGTTACCTTGTATGTGAACATCGGCAATGAAGCTATGACTAAAGGGTCGAGTCCCGACTTGGGCAGTTCGGTGATGGAACTTATATCAACCGGTGTGATTTGATCGGTTCTAGGGGAGTAAAGGGCAGCTCGGCGTCTCCTTTCTTGGCGTCTAAGAAGATACCTCGCATAGAGATGGAGCATGATAATGAGCATCACAACGCCGAGTAAAGAGCCGATTGCCGACAGCATGATCTTGCGGCTGACACCAAATGTTGTGTTATGATCATCATCTTCTGAACCCATAGTTTTGTGGCTTAATTAGTTTCTCATCAATGGAAGCCGCTGGTGATGAAGGtgaattgttttatatatatatatttaagagaGAGGAACTGTTTTGTTTTCAACTTTGCTGGTGTGAATTGTAAGAAATGTTTCCTCGTGGGGCATTAAATTTAAgaagattaaaaatttaaagctAGATACATACCTAcgctatttcattcatataatgAGTTTGACTTGGCAACTCACTGACATTTGTCTACGAAAATGTGACAAAGGCTCTGGTCTAATTTTGTCCCCAGCCCCTTTGCTCTTtaaacttttgaaatttagtccatttatttCTAATTTCTAGAAATTTTAACGCCTTTGGCtatctaatttaaaaattaaagttcaattaataatatcattaactgaatttttttaaatttgaataaggGGTTAAATTCCTCAAAACAAAAACAGAGAAACTAAATTTAGAAAGTTCAAAGAATACATGGAATAAGGTTATATTTAACCCTTAAGGCTCTTAATAGTGTGTTAGCCGATAAACTaagaaaaaatgaataaaatgaataaaagcaTACGGCCTAGATAAATTATTTTCAACGATTTGGTGCAAAATTTTCAAATGCCCACTGTTTTACGTTACCTCATTTAGCGTTTTACATGTTGACATATATGTATTTGTTTCCCACACCAGGACTAAGATTGAAGACTAGCGGGCAATGACTCAAAAAAGTGATCGGCaaagttagaatttttttttagaaagtggtaattaaattatatatttttataatagtaaaaataaaatttaaatattttaatagtttatatatttataatttttaaataattaaattaaaatttattattttttgagaaataaaatataattttattattattaattttaaattttataaattataaaataaatgaaatttttttcattttagtagtGGAACCCTCCTGCCTTCCCCACCGCCTCATTTTCCATGATCAAGTCCTATTCTGAAccataaatttctttttctttttttttttccacaaTGGCGAttctctctttgttttttttagcAACTTTCTtctacatatttatatatataaactattttttCTATGCTTCACATAttgttagatattttattttgtgataattttttttttggaaggtAAGAGGAGATATTGATTGATACAAAGTTGGAAAACAATCATGAAAGCAAAGCAAATGAACATGAATtattaaaagggaaaaaagagaTATAAAATGCTAGTGGCTCTTGTGATATTTGaagatcaattttttttataatcatcAGAGCTGTTGTATTGCTACCCTCGAATTTGATAGATATAGGTTAAggctaattaatttgataaacCTTTCAAATCTTATATTATCCATTAATGTTAAagcaaaaggaaagaaaaaagggaaattttcttGGGAAAGAAGTTTATGTTTGCTTAAACAATAtctgtttaaaaaaatttattttaacctaTATCAACAAGGTCCCGTAGCTCAGTTGGTTAGAGCGTTGGTCTTATGAGCCGAAGGTCGCGGGTTCGAGCCCCGCTGGGACCATTTGTTTGATATTTTTTCTCAGTCAACGGTTTATAAGTTACGCTAATCAACCCCATCATCATCACGGTCAAGTAGTCACCAGTACCTCGTTTTACCCGTTTCAAAAGTCTGATCTGATCCTTTATTATCCCATAAACTCCTTTATTATCCCATAAACAAGTGGTCAAGATTGCACAATGACCCACCTGTAGGCTCTTATCCGGACCCTACGTAACTTACATAAACCTACAATATGGTAATTATGCAGAGGTTTAATTGTGCTCTCGTCCCTGGACTGATTAGAGGTGTTAATTAGCCAGGTAACTGACCTATTtaccattaaaaattttaaaaaatataaaatatttatattaatatgtttttataattaaatttaaaattttgaaattttttaaattagtaaaatgaaCCATTTGGACGAGTTAAACTCAGATCGAGTTTAGAAATTTTTTGGATCAAGCCTCTGCGAAGCTCTATTGTactctttttatatttaaaaaattaatccctttaattttaatataagaaATTTAGGGCCATTTGATTTCTATTCAAAAACAtttctaataaataaaaattaaaaaaattgttttcaataATAAAACTTGGACACATATATTGTAACTATTTTTtctataacataaataaaagaaaaaaaatacatttatatggATTTGAATCGACGTATCATCTTTAATATGTGAAAAATTAttataggaaaaaaaatatttttcattctttatttaaaaaatatttttaaaatttccaattaaataCTTTTTCTTCAACGTTTTCCATTTTTCAAGAAGAGAAAATATTGTGTACACTAAAAGtgaagtttttagactccacatgTAGAGTAAGTGATTGACAAGTGTCCTATAGAGATATAATAAAATAGGATTAGTGTGGTTAACAAGTGTCCCGTAAGGATATAATAAAATATGGTTAGTATTTAGCGCATcgacaatatatatattttattctacAAACAACTTTAAGGATTTACCACgtgtcttttttttaaatatatattttttaatattttactattttttagaagacactaatttctaattttatttataaagtctaaaaactCTACTCGTAGTATATTAACTAACTTgcatgataaaatattaaaaaaacacataataattttaaaattatttgtgagATAAAAAAATATACTGTTTGTATACCAAATATTAATCCGAAGCAAAAACAATTTCTATTTCCCTCCCTTCTGTGAATATAAGAACATTGCATATTTTATAATgtcattttatcatttatttattatgttctggcttcttttttttcttttacattgaaTTTATCCTCACTaatacattgatttttttttctcatttttaataGCTTCATGCTTTTCTGTAAATAGCTATATAAAATAGTATTCAATAACTTTACCACCCTAAATTCAAAATCAAACCCCTTACAAtcatatattcaatatttttattttttttatttgactttCCACATGCCTAATATTAATTAtgtaacaatattttatttaaaaaaatcatataatctAATTTAATGGAATTtctttaattgtgttataaattagattccaattattaaataaaaaatagatggATTAAATTTCTAAAACTAAAAGCAAAGGAATTGAATTTTTAAACATACAAAAAATATAGGGATCGGACCATAATTAAACCTTATATGAAAAAAAGTCCATTTTGCTCCATCCTTTCCCTAATCCAACACTGTTGAATAAAGAGTAATGACCACTTGATTTCATCAGATGATGCTAAAACTGACCCCCCGAAATCATTAAATCATAGATagatataatacatacacattgtaataaataaattttgggtaaaaaataTCTAtcgtattaattatttttattaaaaaattagataaattactTATTTTACCTCAAATTAAAGAGTAAACTGTATAACTAATATAATATGATGTGTCAAGTATATCTTATATTAACATGCAAAGATTAAATTTTAAcggggaaaataaataaaaaattaatttaataaaagacgGGCTTTCACCCAAATTTTGTGGGAGGGACCAGAGAGTTATATAGATAAGCAACCTATCTCCATCAAAAAGAACTCGTCAATTGTTTGTTGTCCAGTCTCTGTTGTTAGCCCTATCATCTCCCTTGCGTTGAATCTTCTCAAAAAGGAAAAaggtcaaaaaataaaaatagaaataaaaaaacccAACCAACACTCAACCACTAAGACAACCTCTCCCAAAGCTTCATATCAGTTGTTAAACCTTTTAAATTGATTTGTAAGAGACGTTTCAGAAATATATGGTCTTAATTTTATTTCCCTTATTTATTCCTGTTAGgccaaattttttattcttttcttttccatcGGGGCCAAAAAGTAAGAAAACAGAAGAAATATAAAAACAACTTGAGAGATAAAAAGCTGGTTATGGGCCATGGCAATCCATATTCCACACCAACCcttctattattttcttttcttttgatttctggCTTTCCTTCTTCTTTACTACAACAGCTACTGTTGTTGTCACCAccttttccccctttttttcctCTCTCAAAAAACTCTTTGCTTTCAGTGCCTGCCTTCTTCCCAAAAGTACCTCCTTTTATTTGTCTGACAGCTTTGTTTGGTATGTCATTTGTAACCCATGTTTTTGGTTTGGTTTTGTTTGCTTTCGTAAGAGGgaaaaatttgttattttgggATGCCTTGGATCTGGGTTCTGGATGTTATTAGCACTAGTAAGTGAAATTTTAATGGTGTCAAAGAAAGGAACAATTTTTCCTCAAAAATATcaattatttgttttatgataTTATGGGGTTTTTGTTCTGCTTCATTTTTCAGCTTCTTGTAGGTGGGTTGACTTTGATAGTTGACTTGTGAAAAGCTTGCTGGTTTGAGTTTAGAACAGCTAGCTTTTAAATTAAACCATGTCCATAGCTTAAGAAGCTGGATTATCTGTGT includes these proteins:
- the LOC107924965 gene encoding E3 ubiquitin-protein ligase ATL41; translation: MGSEDDDHNTTFGVSRKIMLSAIGSLLGVVMLIIMLHLYARYLLRRQERRRRAALYSPRTDQITPVDISSITELPKSGLDPLVIASLPMFTYKVTTGQVSHDDEESECSVCLGTITEESMVRLLPNCKHIFHVQCIDTWLGSHTTCPICRTVVEQMVQSENFELDNRVQPTAPPLEQKDSEPSGSGSRFDSFRRMLGRERSSNRIQSCENNEIFDSVQDLERQ